The stretch of DNA gatgatgaggatattgaaatggaaatggaggaggaagatagCGACAATGATAGCGACAGCAATTTGGATGATCTGGTCAATGAGGTGGACTCTGACGTGGAGCACGAAGAGAACAACGATGATGACTgggacaatacaacacaaaatgaagcacaccacaaggaaaaagttgatattgctttacaaaaagagaagcggagtacccctcctttgaggagggaacgacaggaaccaatggaattacagatttcccacaaggagaaggacatgaataacttaagaaggggagaaactcaggggggccccatggatatctgggggacaaaacattggaaaaagggggtgggatgaaggaaaaatgggagtgtaattattaggaCGGATTATCAAGAGCAAATTAGGATTGTTgattacggaacttgctggattggagggaggtagtcggaatttggggaagaaaggttatattgggattttttagagtgtaagagttaattatgggaaaagttaaaataaaagaagtttagggatttaaaattttaagaagtctattgagggggaaaaaattaggcaagggaagaaaaattggatgaTGAATTATAAGGATTAAGAGATTCAGAgaaaatggtattagctaagtttaaaaattttatgaagaggaaaagtaagttgtttatagatatggaaactgttaaagaggatagtaaagggatgaaaactgggaaaggggggaggtaggggaagcccacaaaatatggtttatcaatgtaaatttgaaaaagattgtttttattattgttttttgtcttttttcttttttattattcttcttttgaaattttttctcttttttcttttagtgtagcttttttctttttggattgctgggtggttgtctctctgctttctgctcctggagttctctggtggcagggggggactctgggtgggtgggggaggggggacataaactcatctacaaaatggaacatcttcaactgcctgcctgcatgggatactcctgtggcaggggagggcccatgggagggggggtggaaagaaggtggaaaatttgtttatgaaagtgtttcttttatatatgtctctttttgtaatctgtaaaatcaataaaaaatatattaaaaaaaaagaagctggtaaaatgcgggctaaacaatgctaccattcagtggatctTTAACTGGCTgcctgaccaaacccaaagggtgctcatcaatggctcctcttcatcctggagagaagtgactagaggggtgccacagggttctctttgggcccagtcttattcaacatctttatcaatgacttggatgatgggcttgagggcatcctgagcaagtttgcagatgacaccaaattgggaggggtagctaatacctcagaggacaggatcacacttcaaaatgaccttaacagattagagaactaggccaaagtaaacaagatgaattttaacagggagaaatgtaaggtactacacttgggcaaaaaataataatgaaaggcacaaatacaggatgggtgacacctggtttgagagcagtacatgtgaaaaggatctaggagtcttggtagaccagaaacttgacatgaatcaacagtgtgatgcagcagctagaaaagccaatgcaattctgggatgcatcaataggagtatagcatctagatcaagggaagtaatagtaccactgtattctgctctggtcagacctcacctggagtactgtgtccagttctgggcaccacagttcaagaaggatactgacaagctggaacatgtccagaagagggcaaccaaaatggtcaaaggcctggaaacgatgccttatgaggaacggcttagggagctgggtatgtttagcctggagaagagaagattaaggggtgatatgattcaaatatataaaaggatatcatatagaagagggtgagaggttgttttctgctgctccagagaagtggacacggagcaatggattcaagctacgagatagaagattccatctaaacattaggaagaacttcctgacagtaagagctgttcgacagtggaatttgctgccaaggagtgtggtggggtctcctttggaggtctttaagcagaggcttgacaggcatatgtcaggaatgctttgatggtgtttcctgcttggcagggggttggactggatggcccttgtggtctctaccaactctatgattctaagttcctCTCCTCTGAAGGGGAAGCAATCATAGGAGGTGGTAAAGGTATAGGGGCCCTTGACCACCAGGTgcagtcgtgtcagactctggggttgcggcgctcatcttgctctataggccgagggagccggcgtttgtccacagacagcttccgggtcatgtcggccagcatgactgagccgcttctggcgaaccagagcagcgcacggaaacgccgtttaccttcccaccagagtggaacctattgatctacttgcactttgacgtgctttcgaactgctaggtgggcaggagctgggaccgagcaacgggagctcaccccgttgcagggatttgaaccgccgaccttctgatcagcaagccctagactgtggtttaacccacagcgccaccataggAGGTGACCTCcacctaaatatgaaaggcatatccctgaAAAACCCACGGGCAACCCTCCTCAAGAAAAAAAACCGCaactagggactcttacaagttactaaaaatgtttaaaaacagggCTCTATACGACATGTGGGGTGACCATAACCCGGGAGACACCAGCCACACATTCCAATCCAGACGCCATGGGTACAgtgtccagactggacagcattctgctcacacagggtCTGATCCCTTTAGtggaatcaacaaacataggcaacatAAAAATCACAGAACACGGCCCAGTAGAAGTCTCTGTTAAAATAGGAGAAGGAACACAAACCATCCCATAATGGTCCTTCAGTCCCACCCtaactacaaacaaacaaatcagggaAAGTCTCagaaaaactctccaaaactccTTTAAGGAAAATTATGTAGAAAATATAACAACCCCCTCTTATGGGATGCAATGAAAGCGGTtaccagaggagcttgcataaaagagaaagcactccttaaaaaacaaacctcttcaaaaagcaacaaaatagaacaagacatcTCCGCCCTTTCATCAcgatacaaacaaacaggatctaAAAAAACCTACGTCaacttatagaacaaaaaagaagagaaatagactccctagaaatcaacaaaactgAATCTGTCTGAATTtgtattgttgtttgtttgtttatttttgtttgcaatctatatggatgttttgttttaaatttgtttaaaatttaataaaggtatttttaaattttttaaaaaaagaaatcaacaaaacaatgaccgacattttatattctaaacagcgcttctgtGAACATGGAGGGggaaactccagactattagcaaatagatgtaggaaaaaagcactcaaaacaagaattcactgcatcaccaaaaaagacggcaacataacattctcccccaaagaaataacctcAGAATTCGCAGAATTTTACTCCAACCTATACGCCTCCCACAGCCCACCTGAGAAGGAAATCAGAAAATTCCTAACAGGACTGACCATCCCTACCTTAACTGATGAGGAACAGGAATTCATGTACAGTCTTATCACCCCTGAGGAAATAGACACGGTCCTCAAAAacttgaaaccacacaaagccccaggcccagacggcttcacaagAATCCCTGATGCCCGACATGACACGCTTATTTAATGACAccatgaaaggggggcccatccccaaAACCTGGACCCAAAACCATCGAAAGATAGCCTCAAAGTAGAATCCTACCACCtgatctcattaataaaccaagactacaaggaAAAGGAGCAGAACTTCggggacttcctgtttcctcgCGCTCGCCCGTGTTCAAAGCAgctgcctaaggggtctaggggcaacgcgaggctaagcgaccccctaaaaagccctggggtgaaccagggcaAACAATAGCCTGCAGGGCGACCAGAGGAGAAACCCCTGAAGCCTACATCTCCGACGAGGTGAGACGACAGGGGGGACTCGTGGCGCTAGGCTAAGAACGACCCAAGGCAAGCAAGCCCCAAAGTCCGAGGGAGCAAAGTGGGGGGATATCCAACACAACAACCCCAAAGGACAAAGACAAGCCAATAGAAAGAAATAAGGAGAGGGGGAgcggaaaagaaaaatacagacgCTGAATGCAGCTCTGCATAATAagcccacacaccccaccctaaGGAAAAGGCGCCGGTGAAGTACATATCGGGGACTAGAAGGGAGAAAACAAAGGAAGCCCTTCTAATTATACAAAAGCTACCACTGCGGGGATTCTCCCACAAACGTTAACAAGAAAAGGGGAGAATAGAAAAGAGACATTGCGACAGATTTTAAATAAGGAACACTGAGCAACTGAGAAACTGAGTAGTTAATAAAGCCAAtctaaagaaaggaaagagaggaggcggagggaacttaaagaaaaaacaaaagaggagAGACACTGAATCTTAAACTCCAACCTCCAAATCTTGAATTAAATGGACAATACCTTTATGTGTAATTAATGAGTAAGAACAGAAAAATGGAGTAGCGTGCTtctgagctgggctgggctgattaGCAACCAGGAAGGAAGACGACGGAGTGCATAGCACTGCAaagcgggaggagagagaggaggagaaagagagactgacgtgagtgagtgatagcgacgccaagaggtCAAAGAATAGACTCACAAGAAAGGTAAACTCCAGCCCAGAGCAGACAACAAcggacagaaaaaaagaaaaagaaaaagaaaggaaaggtggaAAGAAGACACTGCAGGAAAGGAATATAAGAACCGAAGCAAACTGACTTTTATTCTCCCTTTTATTGAAGAAGGGGAAATTGGGCTGTGTTTTTCCATCTGGAGCTTCGAACAAAAGTACCTTCCATCATGATGGAATATTATTGACAGCTCTGCTGATATTGCTGCTCCCACTatactgatattattatttttacttctcTGTTGATATTACTCTACCGATACTGTTGTTATAGTTGTTATAGCTTCCtctctgggagggagggaggttcaaATTGGTTTAAATTGGTCTAAATTGGGGAAAGCAGCAATACATAACAAATAATTTGGAAAGTGGGAAAGTGGTCTTTCCTCCttcttgcttttttccccctccttccttcttcctcctctcccccctttttcttttttttctttttccttctctctctttcttttttccttccctcttcataaggaaagaaagggagaaagaagagggcCTAGAGATAATTGCTAAAAGTGGGAGAAGAGGTGAATTAATACAAAAGGGGAGACTGTGGGAGATATCTACTTTGGTAGACAGAAATACGGAATAAGTTATCCACCATGACCCAGAATAAAAAATACAACTCAGGCTCCCTAAATAATCAGACAAGGAGAAATTCGGGACAGGACCACGAAATGGATCTGAGAGAGCTCATCTTGAGCCTAAGGGGGGACATAGGGGAAATGAGGAGGGAATTTACAGAAATGAAAAGTGACCTGAATGAGAAAGTGAAGAGTCTGGAGGAAAAATTTGATAAAATGGATACAAAAACAGAGGACAATGCAAATTCAATAAAAGAATTAGAGTCCCAAATGAAAGAAGTAATagaggaaaataaagaaatgaaaaaagaggtaGAGGAACTCAAAACAAAAATTTCACAGTTAGAGGAAGCATCAAAGAAATCAACCAGAGAGTACAGAGAGCataaaaaagaaagtgaaaagaTCAGGAAGGAAAATGAGGAGTTCAAGATAAAACAAGAAGCGACATGGGATGCACTGTCGATCTTACAGATGCAAGCCAAGGAAAGGATTCTCAGATTAAGGGGAGTGCCAGAAAAACAGGAAGAAGATATACAAAAATTAATAATAGTGCCACTGGCGAAATGGATAGGAATAAGTGAGGAAAAAATGATGGAAAACACAGAAAGTATATTTAGAGTAAATTCTAAAAAGGCAAAAGCCAACAGATGGCCTGGGGACTGCCTAATCACATTAACATCAAACAAAATCAGAAATATGATGCTTCGAAATAGAAGGAAAAATCCATTGAAAATAGAAGGAGAGGAAATCATAATACTAAAGGAGATCCCGCCACGCATacttaaaaagagggaaaaatacCACTTCCTGGTAAACGCCCTGAACTCGAAAGGAATATACTATAAATGGGAAATCCCGGAAGGGATTACCTTTACCTTCAAAGGAATAAGGAAAAGAATAGAAAGGTTAGAGGATGCAGAAAAATTCCTAAGAACATATAGAAACGATTTTGGGGGTGACAGACAGATAGCAGAAAGAGAGCCCGGCccagaaaatgcaaaacaaagaCACACAGATCAGGAAGAAGACGAGGAAAGTGAATAAAGACAGAGCGAAGAAAAGCAAGACCCAGATTAAAAGAACTAGAAGCCAGGAAAACTATCCAgttgtttatgttttaaaaatttgatttaataaagatgtttttaaaaatattgacgtggaacgtgaatggcttaaatgataaaaagaaaaggaataaaatagaaCACATATTATGTAAACAAAAAAATGACATTGTGTGCCTGCAAGAAACGCACGTAAATAAGGAACATAAAAGGGTACTGATCAACGCGAAACTAGGAAATGAGTTCATTGCAGCAGACCAAACAAGAAAAAGGGGAGTAGTAATGTATATTAGACCAACTCTAGAACCAAAATTAATATACTCTGATATAAATGGAAGAATGTTAATAGTCAAAATAACACAACAGGGGGAAGATTTTATAATAATGGGGCTCTATGCACCAAATGAGAAGAAAACggctttttataaaaaagtagaAACAAAATTAATGGAATATATGGGGGACAAGTTGATTGTTCTGGGAGACTTTAACGGGGTGATTAATCCACAATTAGACAGGTCAGAGAAAACCAAAAATCAAGGGAAGGTCCCAATAGTTTTCACAAATCTAACGGAAACTCTGGACTTAATAGACTCCTGGAGGTATAAACATGGGGAGGAAAGAGACTACACCTTCTATTCAGAGGTCAGGAAAACATCCAGCAGAATTGACATGGTATGGATATCTAAGGAATTAATAACAAGAGTAGATGAAGTGTCAATACTCCCCAAAGTAATCTCAGATCACAATCCAGttgtgttaaaaataaaaccaaaatgggTCTCAAGATTAAGGAGATGGAAACTAGATGAGTCACTATTAAAGAATGAAAAGATTGTGGAGGGAGCAAGAAAAGAATTAGAAAACTATTTTGAgataaataaaaagggaaatgataATATAAGTATGATCTGGGACGCAGGAAAAGCGGTCATGAGGGGCTTTTTTATAAAGCAAAGTATAGAAGAAAAgcggaaaaaagaaaaagaaaatttacttgaagaaataaagaaaaaagaaagagagctgTTAAAAAGATCAAACCCCGAAAatataagaaaagaaataaaactccTGCAAACAGAATATGAAAGAAAATTAGAACAGGAAATAGAGAAAAAGGTGAGAtggaataaacaaaataattttgaatTTGCAAATAAGCCCGGAAAATATTTAGCGTGGCagctgaaaaagagagaaattggtaaacaaataaacagaataaaagtGGGAGAAAAACTTATAGATGACCCTATATTAATAATCAAAAAAATTGTGAAATATTATGAGAATCTTTATAAAAAAGATACAGAGAAGGAAGAACAAATAGAAGAGTATCTACAACAACATAAAATACCTGACATAGGAGAGGAGGAACTACAAAAGCTAAACGCCCCAATATCGGAAACAGAAATAATAAGAGCAATACAAAAACTGAAGACGGGTAAGTCACCAGGCCCCGATGGCCCCCCCATCGGAATACTATAAGAGCTTGGCAGAAACACTAACAACACCACTTAAAGATATTATGAATAAAGCCCTAGAGAGTGGAGTGATACCCGATTCTTGGACCGAGGCATACATAACCCTTATCCCCAAACAGGGAGGAGATTTAGAATTAATGTCTAACTTTAGACCAATTTCGCTTCTTAATAGCGactacaaaatatttgcaaatattctTGCAAATAGACTCAAAGAGGCAATACAGGAGATCATACATCCAGACCAGGCAGGTTTCCTTCCAGGGAGAAGTATAGCAGACAACACAAGAAATATTATAGATATAATCGAACTCCTGGAAGTAAACAATGAAAGAAAGGCGGCACTGCTACTTCTGGACGCagaaaaggcatttgacaatgTCTCTTGGCGATATATAAAGAAGCAATTGGAAATAATGAACATCGGGGAGAGGTACAGAAAAGGAATAGGAGCTATATACAACAGACAGTCGGCAAGGTTATTAATAAACGGTAATGTATCAGATAAAATCGAAATCGCTAAAGGAACAAGGCAGGGCTGCCCAGTGTCGCCCCTGCTTTTCATACTAGCATTAGAACCCCTATTACAAGAAATTAGGAATAAAGACAATATAAAAGGAATAAGAGTTGGTGAGAGGGTATATAAAACAAGGGCGTTTGCCGATGACATAATAGTAACAACGCAGGACCCCATAGAGAGTATCCCAGTGGTTATAGACACAATCACGGAATTTGGAAAAATAATGGGAATGAAAATAAATtaccaaaaaaccaaaatgatAACCAAAAATAtgacaaaggaggagaaaaaagaatTACAGGATGAAACAGGATTGGAGAtaacaaacaaaggaaaatatttgggaatttggaTATCAAACAACAACCTAAATTTATATGAAGACAATTATGATAGGGCATGGAAAgagataaaaaaaaacatggaagTATGGAATAAATTGCATTTATCTTTATGGGGAAGAGTGTCGGCTATAAAGATGAACGTCCTACCCAAAATGATGTTCTTATTTCAAGCTATCCCAATTCTAGGAGGATCTAAGTGTTTTAAGGAATGGAAAAAGGAGATAGCTAAATTTGTGTGGAGTGGGAAGAAACCCAGAATTAAGCACCAACTCTTAATAGATAAAAGAACAAGGGGTGGATTTGCATTACCTGATTTGGAAATGTACCATGCAGCTGCCGGACTCGTCTGGCTGGGGGAGTGGATTAAATTAAAAAGAATGGATATATTGGATCTGGAAGGCCACGACGCAAGATTCGGGTGGCACTCCTATTTAATATATGGAAAGGTCAAGGCGCACAGGGGTTTTTAAAATCATATAGTAAGGAAATCCCCGTATAAAATCTgggtacaatataaaaacatattagAACCGAAAATTCCGCTTTGGACATCACCAATTGAAGCCAGTGCGGTGAAAAGAAAGAACATGAGAAGTAATTGGCCTACGTATAGAGAAGTATTAGAAATTAAAGAAGGAAAACCAATATTGAAAAAATACGAGGAGATCAAAAATAATCTAACAGagtggctgcaatattttcaattaaaccAAAAATTCGGAACAGATATAAAACAAGGATTGGCAATGGAAACATCTAAATTTGAAATGAACCtaataagaacaaaaaagaaaaaagtatcctTACTATATGATTACCTcctggaatgggaaacaaaagaggaACAGACCAAGGCAGTAATGATCAGGTGGGCCCAGGACTTCGGATATAACATTCAGATGGAGCAGTGGGAAAAGTTGTGGGCAGAAGACATGAGATTTACTGCATGTTACAGCCTGCGGGAAAACAACATGAAAATGTTTTACCGTTGGCACCTCACTCCCCACAAACTGGCCAAAATGTATGAAGGGGCAAATCCACATTGTTGGAGATGCAAGAATGAAATTGGGTCGtactatcacatgtggtggacttgccaagACATTAGAAAATATTGGAATACCATctatgaagagattaaaaaactACTAAAACAATCAATTAAGAAAAGACCAGAAATGTTTCTACTGAGCATACTCCCACCAGATATTAAGAAAGAAGCTAGAACTCTACTGCTATATACAATCACAGCAGCCAGAGTCTTAGTGGCTAGGAAATGGAAGAGCGAGAACTTGCCCACAGTAACAGAATGGCAAGTACTTGTGCTTGAATATTTGCAGCTGGCAAAATTAACCAACTCAATAAGAGAAGTACCACCACAAAAGATATCAAAAGAATGAAGTGCTTATAAAAGGTACCTAAACCTATACTATCCAAACAATTGTTTATTAGCAGAAATAGAGTAacgtttgaaaagaaaagaagaaagggaaaaaaagaaaagaaaagaaatgggaaaactaGAACACCAATCCGCAGTACTGGAAAAAATATGATATTGTGTAATTAGGAGGTCTGGAAGTAGTTATGAGACATTAGGAAAAGAAATATCAGCTACAAGCTGTTCACGTTGCGAATGTAGCTTTTTGCGTTAGATTATGCATTATTTATGTaatcttttttttgtaatttctatgtaatttttgttttctgttgtaaaTTTACGTAATGCAAATCGAAGATATACCTGTATAAACCTATTTTTTAaccaataaagtaaaaaaaataaaaaataaaaaaaataaacca from Zootoca vivipara chromosome Z, rZooViv1.1, whole genome shotgun sequence encodes:
- the LOC132591496 gene encoding uncharacterized protein LOC132591496 — its product is MTQNKKYNSGSLNNQTRRNSGQDHEMDLRELILSLRGDIGEMRREFTEMKSDLNEKVKSLEEKFDKMDTKTEDNANSIKELESQMKEVIEENKEMKKEVEELKTKISQLEEASKKSTREYREHKKESEKIRKENEEFKIKQEATWDALSILQMQAKERILRLRGVPEKQEEDIQKLIIVPLAKWIGISEEKMMENTESIFRVNSKKAKANRWPGDCLITLTSNKIRNMMLRNRRKNPLKIEGEEIIILKEIPPRILKKREKYHFLVNALNSKGIYYKWEIPEGITFTFKGIRKRIERLEDAEKFLRTYRNDFGGDRQIAEREPGPENAKQRHTDQEEDEESE